The stretch of DNA TCCGGGGCCGACCGTACGGTCCGCCCTGGAGGCGGTGCGGCTGCTGAGCGAGGTCTACGGCGAGGCGCTGGGCCGCGTCCTCGACCGTGCGGACGGTGAACTGACGGCGCGTCTGGCCGAGGACGAGTTGGTGGGCCACCTGCTGGTCCTGCACGAGATCCACCCCGAGCCGGCCGAGCGCCGGGCGGCGCGCGCCGTCGAACGGCTGCGCCCGGCCGTGCGGGAGCGCGGCGGCGACGTCGAGTGGATGGGCCTGGAGGAACAGGTGGCCCGGGTGCGGGTGACCACGGGCGGCGGCGGCTGCGGTTCCGGGTGCGGCGGCGCCACGGACGACGTGACCGGCGCCGTCCGTGCGGCCGTACTCGCCGCCGCTCCGGAAGTGGCGGCGGTGGAGGCGGTGCCCGGCGCGTCCGAGCGGCGGACGGCTCCCGCGTTCGTCCCCCTGGAGACACTCGCGCGCCGGGGTGC from Streptomyces sp. 6-11-2 encodes:
- a CDS encoding NifU family protein produces the protein MEARLARLDELLAGLESAPGPTVRSALEAVRLLSEVYGEALGRVLDRADGELTARLAEDELVGHLLVLHEIHPEPAERRAARAVERLRPAVRERGGDVEWMGLEEQVARVRVTTGGGGCGSGCGGATDDVTGAVRAAVLAAAPEVAAVEAVPGASERRTAPAFVPLETLARRGASRSQEPR